In Halogeometricum sp. S1BR25-6, a single genomic region encodes these proteins:
- the nucS gene encoding endonuclease NucS, which translates to MTVTTLHRPTHRDALALLEEAFGDGRMVTMFGRCTVEYDGRAESSLGPGDRLVVCKPDGTILVHTDEQRKPVNWQPPGCTHRASVRDGRLRVRSERSTPTERLDVRFERLEQVSAYEVTDRSDLRLTGSEEDLRQRILDDPALVEEGFVPRATERETAAGPVDVFGEDAEGRPLVVELKRRRVGPSAASQLRRYVEAVDAEFPDEGVRGILVAPSVTDRTQELLDEKGLSFVAVDPVATDGDEEA; encoded by the coding sequence ATGACGGTCACGACGCTCCACCGCCCGACGCACCGCGACGCCCTCGCCCTCTTGGAGGAGGCGTTCGGCGACGGGCGTATGGTGACGATGTTCGGGCGCTGTACGGTCGAGTACGACGGCCGCGCGGAGTCGAGTCTCGGACCGGGCGACCGACTCGTCGTCTGCAAACCCGACGGGACCATCCTCGTCCACACCGACGAGCAGCGCAAGCCGGTGAACTGGCAGCCGCCGGGGTGTACCCACCGCGCGAGCGTCCGCGACGGTCGGTTACGAGTCAGAAGCGAGCGTTCGACGCCGACGGAGCGCCTCGACGTGCGGTTCGAACGGCTCGAACAGGTGTCGGCCTACGAGGTGACAGACCGGAGCGACCTGCGTCTCACCGGGAGCGAGGAGGACCTGCGACAGCGGATTCTGGACGACCCCGCCTTGGTCGAGGAGGGGTTCGTCCCGCGGGCGACCGAACGCGAGACGGCGGCGGGACCGGTGGACGTGTTCGGCGAGGACGCCGAGGGGCGTCCCCTCGTCGTGGAGTTGAAGCGGCGGCGGGTCGGCCCCTCCGCCGCCAGCCAACTCCGGCGCTACGTGGAGGCCGTCGACGCCGAGTTCCCCGACGAGGGCGTGCGCGGGATACTCGTCGCGCCGTCGGTCACCGACCGGACACAGGAGTTGCTGGACGAGAAGGGTCTGTCGTTCGTCGCCGTCGACCCCGTGGCGACGGACGGGGACGAAGAGGCCTGA
- a CDS encoding pyridoxamine 5'-phosphate oxidase family protein, producing MVVRDTDEFEPLQGDPMDHDEVDEFLREHGVGVLSLADEGEAYGVPISFGYDGEHLYFVFLRGETSRKETFAEATTRATLTAFDVAGRHAWESVVVAGRLEAVAEDEWDAVVDAMEDNAWFPSLFSESEPMRGIAGWVLEIDEATGLRSRP from the coding sequence ATGGTCGTGAGAGACACGGACGAGTTCGAACCGCTCCAGGGCGACCCGATGGACCACGACGAGGTGGATGAGTTCCTGCGGGAACACGGCGTGGGCGTCCTCTCGCTCGCCGACGAGGGAGAGGCGTACGGGGTGCCGATATCGTTCGGATACGACGGCGAACACCTCTACTTCGTGTTCCTCCGCGGGGAGACCAGTCGAAAGGAGACGTTCGCCGAGGCGACGACCCGCGCGACGCTGACGGCGTTCGACGTGGCGGGGCGCCACGCGTGGGAGAGCGTCGTCGTCGCGGGACGCCTCGAAGCCGTGGCCGAGGACGAGTGGGACGCGGTGGTCGACGCGATGGAGGACAACGCGTGGTTCCCGAGTCTCTTCTCCGAGTCGGAACCGATGCGGGGTATCGCCGGGTGGGTGCTGGAGATAGACGAGGCGACGGGCCTCCGCAGTCGACCGTAA
- a CDS encoding VanZ family protein: protein MVPERLRRVAPLIVWSLCVVVASAATPPGDGLGAAGPLGLGVDKWVHLGAYAVAAYLAAFALRARDVRRVGLAALVAVALGGGVELLQATLPARHAGLADAAANAVGAGVGAAAYAAIRRSLASQPD from the coding sequence ATGGTTCCCGAGCGACTCCGCCGCGTCGCCCCCCTCATCGTCTGGAGCCTCTGCGTCGTCGTCGCCTCCGCCGCGACGCCGCCCGGCGACGGACTGGGCGCCGCGGGTCCGCTCGGACTCGGCGTCGACAAGTGGGTCCATCTCGGCGCGTACGCGGTGGCGGCGTACCTCGCGGCGTTCGCCCTCCGCGCGCGGGACGTTCGGCGAGTGGGACTCGCCGCCCTCGTCGCCGTCGCCCTCGGCGGCGGCGTGGAACTCCTGCAGGCGACGCTGCCGGCGCGCCACGCCGGACTCGCGGACGCCGCGGCGAACGCCGTCGGCGCGGGAGTCGGAGCGGCGGCGTACGCCGCCATCAGGCGCTCTCTGGCGAGTCAGCCCGACTGA
- a CDS encoding aldo/keto reductase → MEYCDVRGAHVPKVGLGTWRLSGEECYDAVSTALELGYRHVDTAQMYDNETEVGRALADADADRRDVFLTTKVNPRNAGRDSVVESTKASLDRLDTPYVDLLLLHWPNPLVRVEETMDAMKQLVDEGRVHHVGVSNFPVPMLKKAREVSDVPVLTNQVQFHPHRPQRKLLRYCQSEDLLLTGYSPLAQGDVVDDGTLREIGERYDKTPAQVALRWATQHRNVAVVPKSTSRDHLAANLAIFDFKLSREEVDEVTRPSLLKTGASMVKGMLR, encoded by the coding sequence ATGGAGTACTGCGATGTGCGGGGCGCGCACGTCCCGAAGGTCGGTCTCGGGACGTGGCGACTGTCCGGCGAGGAGTGTTACGACGCCGTGTCGACGGCGCTCGAACTCGGCTACCGCCACGTCGACACCGCGCAGATGTACGACAACGAGACCGAGGTGGGGCGAGCGCTGGCCGACGCCGACGCGGACCGGCGGGACGTGTTCCTGACGACGAAGGTGAACCCCCGGAACGCCGGCCGCGACAGCGTCGTCGAGTCCACGAAGGCGAGTCTCGACCGCCTCGACACCCCGTACGTCGACCTGTTGCTCCTCCACTGGCCGAACCCGTTAGTCAGGGTCGAGGAGACGATGGACGCGATGAAGCAACTGGTCGACGAGGGGCGCGTCCACCACGTCGGCGTGAGCAACTTTCCGGTCCCGATGCTGAAGAAGGCCCGCGAGGTGTCCGACGTGCCGGTACTCACGAATCAGGTGCAGTTCCACCCCCACCGGCCCCAGCGAAAGCTTCTCCGGTACTGCCAGTCCGAGGACCTGCTGCTGACGGGGTACAGTCCGCTGGCGCAGGGCGACGTCGTCGACGACGGGACGCTCCGCGAAATCGGCGAGCGGTACGACAAGACGCCGGCGCAGGTGGCGCTACGCTGGGCCACCCAGCACCGGAACGTCGCCGTCGTTCCGAAATCCACCAGCCGCGACCACCTCGCGGCCAACCTCGCCATCTTCGATTTCAAACTCAGCCGCGAGGAGGTTGACGAGGTGACGCGCCCCTCGCTGCTGAAGACGGGGGCGTCGATGGTGAAGGGGATGCTGCGGTAG
- a CDS encoding cold-shock protein translates to MAKGKVDFFNDTGGYGFIETEDHDEDVFFHMEDVGGPDLEEGTEIEFEIEDAPKGPRAKNVTRL, encoded by the coding sequence ATGGCAAAAGGCAAAGTCGACTTCTTCAACGACACGGGCGGCTACGGATTCATAGAGACCGAGGACCACGACGAGGACGTTTTCTTCCACATGGAAGACGTCGGCGGCCCGGACCTCGAAGAGGGTACGGAGATCGAGTTCGAGATCGAGGACGCCCCGAAGGGTCCCCGAGCGAAGAACGTCACCCGCCTGTAA
- the gvpH gene encoding gas vesicle protein GvpH, with product MTRSHRDDDDEHGPDDERPRTRIDINLSVTDLLSDLLSEAKRDSNRRSLSERPSGRPSRAAPGARRQGGTADREETDARADYRVDHHREGDELTIVADLADAAHEDVTAGIDPNRGEFVVAVSGRVAGRVSLPWDPVDVASTTFNNGVLQVRLRPVDAAA from the coding sequence ATGACACGTTCACACCGAGACGACGACGACGAGCACGGACCCGACGACGAGCGACCGCGGACGCGCATCGACATCAACCTCTCAGTGACCGACCTCCTGAGCGACCTCCTGAGCGAGGCGAAGCGGGATTCGAACCGCCGGTCGCTGAGCGAGCGACCGAGCGGTCGACCGAGTCGCGCGGCTCCCGGCGCACGGCGACAGGGCGGGACCGCCGACCGCGAAGAGACGGACGCGCGGGCCGACTACCGCGTCGACCACCACCGCGAGGGCGACGAACTGACTATCGTTGCCGACCTCGCGGACGCCGCGCACGAGGACGTGACCGCCGGCATCGACCCCAACCGCGGCGAGTTCGTCGTCGCCGTCAGCGGGCGCGTCGCCGGACGGGTCTCGCTCCCGTGGGACCCCGTCGACGTGGCTAGTACGACGTTCAACAACGGCGTCCTGCAGGTTCGACTCCGCCCGGTCGACGCCGCGGCGTGA
- a CDS encoding MBL fold metallo-hydrolase produces MYAKISARELADAIDRGEAGTILDTRPADSYEAWRVPGAVNVPFGLNETLDDERESEIADLADGGPVTVICGKAATSSTLAAELDAAGYEDVRVVKGGMRDWNDLYERAEVAVGGENDGAEDGDGDVDVVQFQRRGKGCLSYLVGSDGEAAVVDPARHVEQYVVAAAERGWEITRVLDTHVHADHISGGRELADRLDVPYHLGARAADRVEFEFDPVEDGDVVPVGDVDLTALAAPGHTTEMVAYRVGDGAVLTGDSLFLDSVGRTELEFGEEGAERGAEMAYDTLHDVFSELPDDLTVLPGHVTVESDGRYANGSPGEPVAASLGEVTSRLDLLGLDREAFVERMVENVPEKPANYETVIAINAGREEYENDRDAAQLETGANNCAA; encoded by the coding sequence ATGTACGCGAAGATATCCGCTCGCGAACTCGCGGACGCCATCGACCGAGGAGAGGCGGGAACGATACTGGACACGCGCCCGGCGGACAGTTACGAGGCGTGGCGCGTTCCGGGCGCGGTGAACGTCCCCTTCGGACTGAACGAGACGCTGGACGACGAGCGGGAGTCCGAGATAGCCGACCTCGCCGACGGCGGACCGGTCACCGTCATCTGCGGGAAGGCCGCCACCTCGTCGACGCTGGCCGCGGAACTCGATGCGGCCGGCTACGAGGACGTGCGGGTCGTGAAGGGAGGGATGCGCGACTGGAACGACCTGTACGAACGCGCCGAGGTGGCCGTCGGCGGTGAGAACGACGGGGCCGAGGACGGCGACGGCGACGTCGACGTCGTGCAGTTCCAGCGACGCGGCAAGGGCTGTCTGAGCTACCTCGTGGGGTCCGACGGCGAGGCGGCCGTCGTCGACCCGGCGCGGCACGTCGAGCAGTACGTCGTCGCCGCCGCGGAGCGGGGATGGGAGATAACGCGCGTCCTCGACACGCACGTGCACGCCGACCACATCTCCGGCGGGCGCGAACTCGCCGACCGACTGGACGTCCCCTACCATCTCGGCGCCCGCGCGGCGGACCGGGTCGAGTTCGAGTTCGACCCCGTGGAGGACGGCGACGTCGTCCCCGTCGGCGACGTCGACCTGACCGCCCTCGCGGCGCCCGGTCACACCACCGAGATGGTCGCCTACCGCGTCGGCGACGGGGCGGTTCTCACCGGCGACTCCCTGTTCCTCGACTCGGTGGGCCGGACCGAACTGGAGTTCGGCGAGGAGGGGGCCGAGCGGGGCGCGGAGATGGCGTACGACACGCTCCACGACGTGTTCTCCGAACTGCCGGACGACCTGACGGTCCTCCCCGGCCACGTCACCGTCGAGAGCGACGGGCGGTACGCGAACGGGTCGCCCGGCGAACCGGTCGCGGCGTCGCTCGGCGAGGTGACCTCCCGCCTCGACCTCCTCGGACTCGACCGCGAGGCGTTCGTCGAGCGCATGGTGGAGAACGTCCCGGAGAAGCCGGCGAACTACGAGACGGTCATCGCCATCAACGCCGGCCGCGAGGAGTACGAGAACGACCGGGACGCGGCGCAGTTAGAGACCGGCGCGAACAACTGCGCGGCCTAA
- a CDS encoding alpha-amylase family glycosyl hydrolase: MSSEFPDVREGSVLRVPALDAERVEMRFAPVLARDRFDPGEWRREDLSADSDADEWYRIDLADLDLADGRYEYEFVVHREGEDEPVVAADPFAEEITRFRGHRGAFRIRDGERFRPPFSWEDELVPPDGEEDEERSLPANEELVVYELPLRWAASVSGEYRRDVPDGDFQTLLTDHLDRLADMGVNAIELLPIQDAPVSINWGYGTRFFFAPDLDFGGPVDAKFLIKACHRRGIRVLMDVVMNHATETPLVTLAGDRFFLDPEEDPDRPQWGGRRFDFEATVDGYHPAREFCHRMAAFWIEEYHVDGFRIDEFKGMDHRAFVQEFRDRAWAVQEEAFPDRPFFVVAEDSWGRTEIVRDDEANPDDRSVVDGMWNFDYRDEARRFLRDGVESEPEEATRTDRVRALVTGDRTWDDQERAFEDGFGDLSTAVNYLTSHDIGEPHERRLMNLFFGDLVESEGLGDGSVENVQYLLDDVATAGPRVRMDAHTEALDRVRGSFALLLTSVGVPMFLAGEEFGEIHDLDYGHWQRQMEDPIRWHRREYPGHEDLLSSVRDLIHLRTSTEALQRGETDLFYTHHAFDDPDAPRVFAYCRTADRELGSEGQVVVVANLGPQEFEGYELPWEWDDATERGESLRGSPPEFDPEAGEATVSLAPFQVRVFET, translated from the coding sequence ATGAGCAGTGAATTTCCCGACGTTCGAGAGGGCAGCGTCCTCCGCGTTCCGGCGCTGGACGCCGAGCGCGTCGAGATGCGGTTCGCGCCGGTGCTCGCTCGCGACCGGTTCGACCCCGGCGAGTGGCGCCGCGAGGACCTCTCGGCCGACTCCGACGCGGACGAGTGGTACCGAATCGACCTCGCCGACCTCGACCTCGCGGACGGGCGCTACGAGTACGAGTTCGTCGTCCACCGCGAGGGCGAGGACGAACCGGTCGTCGCGGCGGACCCGTTCGCCGAGGAGATAACCCGCTTCCGCGGGCACCGCGGCGCGTTCCGCATCAGGGACGGCGAGCGGTTCCGCCCGCCGTTCTCCTGGGAGGACGAACTGGTCCCGCCGGACGGCGAGGAGGACGAGGAGCGTTCGCTCCCGGCGAACGAGGAACTGGTCGTCTACGAACTGCCGCTCCGCTGGGCGGCGTCGGTCTCCGGCGAGTACCGGCGGGACGTGCCCGACGGCGACTTTCAGACGCTTCTGACCGACCACCTCGACCGACTCGCGGACATGGGCGTCAACGCCATCGAACTGCTGCCGATACAGGACGCCCCCGTCAGCATCAACTGGGGATACGGGACGCGCTTCTTCTTCGCGCCCGACCTCGACTTCGGCGGCCCCGTCGACGCGAAGTTCCTCATCAAAGCCTGCCACCGGCGCGGCATCCGCGTGCTGATGGACGTGGTGATGAACCACGCGACGGAGACGCCGCTGGTGACGCTGGCGGGCGACCGGTTCTTCCTCGACCCCGAGGAGGACCCCGACCGACCTCAGTGGGGCGGCCGCCGGTTCGACTTCGAGGCGACCGTCGACGGCTACCACCCCGCACGGGAGTTCTGCCACCGGATGGCCGCGTTCTGGATCGAGGAGTACCACGTCGACGGCTTCCGGATTGACGAGTTCAAGGGGATGGACCACCGCGCGTTCGTTCAGGAGTTCCGCGACCGGGCGTGGGCGGTGCAAGAGGAGGCGTTCCCGGACCGCCCGTTCTTCGTCGTCGCGGAGGACTCGTGGGGACGGACCGAAATCGTCCGCGACGACGAGGCCAACCCCGACGACCGGAGCGTGGTCGACGGGATGTGGAACTTCGACTACCGCGACGAGGCCCGTCGGTTCCTCCGCGACGGCGTGGAGAGCGAACCCGAGGAGGCGACGCGAACCGACCGCGTCCGCGCCCTCGTGACGGGCGACCGGACGTGGGACGACCAAGAGCGGGCGTTCGAGGACGGGTTCGGCGACCTCTCGACGGCCGTCAACTACCTCACCTCGCACGACATCGGCGAACCGCACGAGCGGCGGTTGATGAACCTCTTCTTCGGCGACCTCGTCGAGTCGGAGGGGTTGGGAGACGGCTCCGTCGAGAACGTCCAGTACCTCCTCGACGACGTCGCCACCGCCGGACCGAGAGTGCGGATGGACGCCCACACGGAGGCGCTCGACCGGGTTCGCGGGTCGTTCGCCCTCCTCCTCACGTCCGTCGGCGTGCCGATGTTCCTCGCGGGCGAGGAGTTCGGGGAGATACACGACCTTGACTACGGCCACTGGCAACGGCAGATGGAGGACCCCATCCGGTGGCACCGCCGCGAGTACCCGGGCCATGAGGACCTCCTGTCGAGCGTTCGCGACCTGATTCACCTGCGGACCTCGACGGAGGCGCTCCAGCGCGGGGAGACCGACCTCTTCTACACCCACCACGCGTTCGACGACCCGGACGCGCCCCGCGTGTTCGCCTACTGCCGAACCGCCGACCGCGAACTCGGGAGCGAGGGGCAGGTGGTCGTCGTCGCCAACCTCGGTCCGCAGGAGTTCGAGGGGTACGAACTGCCGTGGGAGTGGGACGACGCGACGGAACGCGGCGAGTCGCTCCGCGGATCGCCGCCCGAGTTCGACCCCGAAGCGGGCGAGGCGACGGTGTCGCTGGCGCCGTTTCAGGTGCGCGTGTTCGAGACCTGA
- a CDS encoding UbiA family prenyltransferase codes for MSNESYPASAPADGAGRLHRTVSEHYGRLRDVLVYSSLYLVVIAMVEVLTVMMALSLPLSPAPLVVGLVTFAVYVGDRVADADTDELSNPEQSAFMRRHAKTLSTLSAAAYGLALAISIVGGPLALAITLLPGAFWVLYASDWLPSAGAHFKRLKDVLVVNSAVVAGAWAIAVLFLPLAFADAAFTPTAAVVLTYFFVDTFVNTEIPNVGDREADAAIGVSTLPVVFGVDRTRRILYGIDAFLVAFVSWAFLDGLLSAALTAGILVGLAYAFVLASFVGRSENYGRLSIAGEAKHLVVIAVVLGIAVV; via the coding sequence ATGTCCAACGAATCCTACCCCGCGTCCGCACCCGCAGACGGTGCCGGCCGGTTACACCGCACAGTCTCGGAACACTACGGCCGATTGAGAGACGTCCTCGTCTACAGTTCGCTCTACCTCGTCGTCATCGCGATGGTCGAGGTGCTGACCGTGATGATGGCGCTCTCGCTTCCGCTGAGTCCCGCGCCCCTCGTCGTCGGCCTCGTCACGTTCGCCGTCTACGTGGGCGACCGAGTCGCCGACGCGGACACCGACGAACTGTCGAACCCCGAGCAGTCGGCGTTCATGCGCCGACACGCGAAGACGCTCTCGACGCTCTCGGCGGCGGCGTACGGACTGGCGCTCGCTATCTCCATCGTCGGCGGACCGCTCGCCCTGGCCATCACGCTCCTCCCCGGCGCGTTCTGGGTGCTGTACGCCTCCGATTGGCTCCCCTCCGCGGGTGCGCACTTCAAGCGACTGAAGGACGTACTCGTCGTCAACTCCGCCGTCGTCGCGGGCGCGTGGGCCATCGCGGTGCTCTTTCTCCCCCTCGCCTTCGCCGACGCCGCGTTCACCCCGACGGCGGCCGTCGTGCTCACGTACTTCTTTGTCGACACGTTCGTCAACACGGAGATACCGAACGTCGGCGATAGGGAGGCCGACGCCGCCATCGGCGTCTCGACGCTCCCCGTCGTGTTCGGCGTCGACCGGACCCGGCGCATCCTCTACGGCATCGACGCTTTCCTCGTCGCCTTCGTTTCGTGGGCGTTCCTCGACGGACTGCTCTCGGCGGCGCTAACCGCGGGCATCCTCGTGGGCCTCGCGTACGCCTTCGTGTTGGCCTCGTTCGTCGGCCGGAGCGAGAACTACGGCCGTCTCTCCATCGCCGGCGAGGCGAAACACCTCGTCGTCATCGCCGTCGTCCTCGGTATCGCCGTCGTCTGA
- a CDS encoding histidine kinase N-terminal 7TM domain-containing protein, with protein MNPLVVMLFVSVAVGSAAAIRAWRERPEPGATPLVAMLSGQCWWSACIIFKLQAAGIAEKLLWTRLGWLGVVVIPVAWLLFALEYTGRDQFAHPRHVVLLSVVPAITVVLAATGDHHQLLYVQSYLVDANGIVQVHQGGHWYWFVAGYTYLLGLSGVILLVDLLASESVTFRTQGVALVVGLLAPWVTNALFIAGALPSSSIDPTPVAFSLSGAIYLGALTRFRLIGTSPAPRKRARQFLFDRMQEGAVVVDVNHHVVDINDVGIEILGVDACEALGSPASAVIPEYDRFPEEGALSGYLTVGDEGGGRSYDVTVTRITNVRGVPIGRVVTFHDVSRHLRQQQRLEVLNRILRHNIRTETNVIHGYVDRFADHQDARVVKRRALRIEEIGRKGREAIELFDEGHEDAEAKPLADLLGPCVDGLRESHPDAVVDYDPPDEDIAVAGLLKPVFSNALANAVEHNPSDRPRVQVTTRVEGDRVRVSVADDGPGIDDYELRALTEGTESALVHGSGLGLWIVKWGAEIAGGEVRFAENDPTGSVVTVDVPLLDRSADGRVAGKVSPRE; from the coding sequence GTGAATCCGCTCGTGGTGATGCTGTTCGTGTCGGTCGCCGTCGGTTCAGCGGCGGCGATACGGGCGTGGCGGGAGCGACCCGAGCCGGGGGCGACGCCCCTCGTGGCGATGCTGTCGGGTCAGTGCTGGTGGTCGGCGTGCATCATCTTCAAGCTCCAGGCGGCCGGCATCGCCGAGAAACTGCTCTGGACGCGCCTCGGGTGGCTCGGCGTCGTGGTCATCCCCGTCGCGTGGCTTCTGTTCGCCCTGGAGTACACCGGCCGCGACCAGTTCGCCCACCCGCGCCACGTCGTCCTCCTCTCGGTCGTGCCGGCGATAACGGTCGTCCTCGCGGCAACCGGCGACCACCACCAACTACTGTACGTCCAGTCGTACCTGGTCGACGCGAACGGAATCGTACAGGTCCACCAAGGCGGTCACTGGTACTGGTTTGTCGCGGGTTACACCTACCTCCTGGGGCTCTCCGGCGTCATCCTGCTCGTCGACCTCCTCGCCAGCGAGTCGGTCACGTTCCGCACGCAGGGGGTCGCGCTCGTCGTCGGTCTGCTCGCGCCGTGGGTCACCAACGCCCTCTTCATCGCCGGAGCGCTCCCCTCTTCCAGCATCGACCCGACGCCCGTCGCGTTCTCGCTGTCCGGCGCCATCTACCTCGGCGCGCTCACCCGGTTCCGCCTGATCGGAACGAGTCCGGCCCCGCGAAAGCGCGCTCGGCAGTTCCTCTTCGACCGGATGCAGGAGGGGGCCGTCGTCGTCGACGTCAATCACCACGTCGTCGACATCAACGACGTCGGCATCGAAATCCTCGGCGTGGACGCCTGCGAGGCGCTCGGGTCGCCCGCGAGCGCCGTCATCCCGGAGTACGACCGGTTCCCCGAGGAGGGGGCGCTGTCCGGGTACCTGACCGTCGGCGACGAGGGCGGCGGCCGCTCGTACGACGTGACGGTGACGCGCATCACCAACGTCCGCGGCGTGCCCATCGGCCGGGTCGTCACGTTCCACGACGTCAGCAGGCACCTGCGTCAACAGCAGCGACTCGAAGTGCTGAACCGCATCCTCCGGCACAACATCCGCACGGAGACGAACGTCATCCACGGCTACGTCGACCGGTTCGCCGACCACCAAGACGCCCGCGTCGTCAAGCGCCGAGCGCTCCGAATCGAGGAGATCGGTCGGAAGGGCCGCGAGGCTATCGAACTGTTCGACGAGGGACACGAGGACGCGGAGGCGAAACCGCTCGCGGACCTGCTCGGACCCTGCGTCGACGGCCTCCGCGAGTCTCACCCCGACGCCGTCGTCGACTACGACCCGCCGGACGAGGATATCGCCGTCGCGGGACTTCTCAAACCCGTCTTCTCGAACGCCCTCGCCAACGCCGTCGAACACAACCCTTCCGACCGCCCCCGCGTTCAGGTGACGACCCGCGTCGAGGGTGACCGCGTCCGCGTCTCGGTCGCAGACGACGGTCCCGGTATCGACGACTACGAACTCCGGGCGCTGACGGAGGGCACCGAGAGCGCGCTGGTGCACGGGAGCGGTCTCGGACTCTGGATCGTCAAGTGGGGCGCCGAAATCGCGGGCGGGGAGGTCCGCTTCGCCGAGAACGACCCGACCGGGTCGGTCGTCACCGTCGACGTCCCCCTCCTCGACCGGAGCGCGGACGGTCGAGTCGCCGGGAAGGTGTCCCCGAGAGAGTGA
- a CDS encoding DUF5995 family protein, with the protein MQPTARSTGPARRRRRFRAAAEGVRRRPPTPPARRGDPELLALSAEPYADAAEAHDRLRALCTAFEVRGDRRAAFLSVYVRMTGAVAARIRRGAFEDPEWVHDYLVAFANLYRVAVHDYESGNVASLADPWLLAFDAAERGDSLVLQDTALGVNAHINYDLSLAVAAVGVDPDRATKRADHRAVTDVIRDVVDETQDALAARDAAGLRALDESFGPFDERFLVFTIDECRDSAWRTAVALRSRSRVRRRLARWTNAVTSTGAAHLIRSSRANDRLHESLRTLERTAGEER; encoded by the coding sequence ATGCAACCGACCGCGCGGTCGACCGGCCCCGCGCGGCGCCGCAGACGGTTCCGCGCCGCCGCCGAGGGCGTTCGCAGGCGACCGCCGACGCCACCCGCCCGGCGAGGGGACCCGGAACTGCTGGCGCTCTCGGCTGAGCCGTACGCCGACGCCGCCGAGGCGCACGACCGACTGCGGGCGCTCTGTACGGCCTTCGAGGTGCGCGGGGATCGCCGGGCGGCGTTCCTCTCGGTGTACGTGCGGATGACGGGCGCCGTCGCAGCGCGTATCCGACGCGGGGCGTTCGAGGACCCCGAGTGGGTTCACGACTACCTCGTCGCCTTCGCGAACCTCTACCGCGTCGCCGTCCACGACTACGAGTCGGGGAACGTCGCGTCGCTGGCCGACCCGTGGCTGCTGGCGTTCGACGCCGCCGAACGCGGTGACTCGCTCGTCCTCCAGGACACGGCGCTCGGCGTGAACGCCCACATCAACTACGACCTCTCGCTGGCCGTGGCCGCCGTCGGCGTCGACCCCGACCGGGCGACCAAGCGCGCCGACCACCGCGCCGTCACCGACGTCATCCGCGACGTCGTCGACGAGACGCAAGACGCGCTGGCGGCCCGGGACGCCGCCGGACTCCGGGCGCTCGACGAATCCTTCGGACCGTTCGACGAGCGATTCCTCGTGTTCACCATCGACGAGTGTCGCGACAGCGCCTGGCGGACGGCCGTCGCGCTCCGGTCGCGCTCCCGGGTCCGACGACGGTTGGCGCGCTGGACGAACGCCGTCACCTCGACGGGCGCGGCGCACCTCATCCGCTCTTCGCGGGCGAACGACCGACTTCACGAGTCGCTCCGGACGCTCGAACGCACCGCTGGCGAGGAGCGTTAA
- a CDS encoding DUF502 domain-containing protein, with translation MRGIGIIIPFIVTLYILNVALEFVTNALRPVIDLLQWLGVISFIKSAGFIQLLIELELYSVVIDFFTELIAVLVLLGVIVVVGSVGRNHYGEQVISFVDLAISSIPGLGTVYKSFRRMGDVMLDQEAENFQEIKLVQLLGDDVYVIGFETAQSPTTVEETTGHDEMVTMFVPLAPNPVTGGFLTHVPRSQVYDVDMTIEEGVRSILTSGVATGDNSQQKTELAMGDLEKITDIDNLQNAIARDEENAESGSEDGTGDGTRRDGPDSNSP, from the coding sequence ATGCGCGGTATCGGTATCATCATCCCGTTCATCGTCACGCTGTACATCCTCAACGTCGCGCTCGAGTTCGTCACGAACGCGCTCCGCCCAGTTATCGACCTGTTGCAGTGGCTCGGCGTCATCTCGTTCATCAAGAGCGCCGGATTCATCCAGCTACTCATCGAGCTGGAGCTTTACTCGGTCGTCATCGACTTCTTCACCGAACTGATCGCGGTTCTGGTCCTCCTCGGTGTCATCGTCGTCGTCGGCTCCGTCGGTCGAAATCACTACGGCGAGCAGGTCATCAGCTTCGTCGACCTCGCTATCTCCTCCATCCCCGGTCTCGGGACCGTCTACAAGAGTTTCCGGCGGATGGGCGACGTGATGCTCGACCAAGAGGCGGAGAACTTCCAGGAGATAAAGCTCGTCCAACTGCTCGGCGACGACGTCTACGTCATCGGCTTCGAGACGGCCCAGTCGCCCACGACGGTCGAGGAGACGACGGGTCACGACGAGATGGTGACGATGTTCGTCCCGCTCGCGCCCAACCCCGTCACCGGCGGTTTTCTCACCCACGTCCCCCGGAGTCAGGTGTACGACGTCGACATGACCATCGAGGAGGGCGTCCGTAGCATCCTCACGAGCGGCGTCGCCACCGGCGACAACAGCCAGCAGAAGACCGAACTGGCGATGGGCGACTTGGAGAAGATAACCGACATCGACAACCTCCAAAACGCCATCGCGCGCGACGAGGAGAACGCCGAGAGCGGGAGCGAAGACGGTACCGGAGACGGAACCCGCCGAGACGGCCCCGACTCGAACAGTCCGTAA